CAACACCTCCAGAAATCTTGCGGATGGTGAAAGTTGCAGTAGCTCCTGAACCGCTTTTTTGGATGATCACACCCTGAAAACGTTGCGGACGGGTCTTTTCACCCTCACGGATAAGGTATTCAACAGTGATAGTATCGCCAGCTTTGAATGCTGGTGCATCCAGCTTTTTGCTGTAGGTATCTCGTACGTGGTTAAGTATTGCGTCCATGCTTTCTTTAATATCTGTCCCAAAATTTGGGAGCGCAAATGTAAATAATTAGTTTCTAGATGCAAGTCGTTTGCTTGAAGAAAAATCGTAGGAATTTTTAATAGCGGTTTGTTCGTAGAATTAAAGTTCAAGGTTAGCGATTCATGGAATGCAAACTCCGCAAACTTTATCACTTATCAACGCTATCAACTTTCATCCAAATAACCCGGTCTTCGTTCTTGCGTTCGCTTCAAAGCCTGTTCGTGCCGCCAATCATCCACCAGTTTGTCGTTTCCCGAAATGAGCACATCTGGCACTTTCCAACCTTTGTATTCTGCTGGACGAGTGTAAACCGGTGGCGCAAGCATTCCATCCTGATGGCTGTCGAAAAGGGCAGAGGTTTCGTCTGAGATAACGCCCGGAATGAGCCGAATGATGGCATCGCAGACCACAGCCGCGGCCAATTCGCCACCCGTGAGGACGTAATCGCCAATGGAGATTTCTTTGGTGATGAAATGTTCGCGAACGCGCTCGTCAATGCCTTTGTAGTGGCCGCAAAGGATGATCATGTTGCCTTTTGAGGACAAGCGATTGGCCATTGGCTGGTCGAATTGCTCACCATCGGGTGTCATGTAGATTACCTCATCGTAATCGCGTTGTTGTTTGAGTGCGGAAATGCAACGGTCAATTGGTTCAATGGTCATGACCATGCCAGCACCGCCACCAAATTGGTAATCATCCACTTTTTTGTGCTTATCCAACGTGTATTCACGTAGGTCGTGGAATTCAATTTCTACCAAGCTTTTATCCTGAGCACGTTTGAGAATGCTGTGGCTGAATGGTCCCGAAAGCAGTTCGGGATGTATGGTGATGATGTCGAAACGCATTTGGTGTGCAAAACTAATCAACACAAAATCCTACAAGAAAAAATCGTGTTCTACATTTGTTTCAAATTCTGAATTATGAGCGACATCAGACACAATTGGACGAAGGACGAGATATTGGAGATCTATAACCGTCCGCTGATTGATTTGATATATGAAGCGGCTAAAGTGCACCGCGAGCACAACGACCCGAAGGAGGTGCAAGTGAGCACGTTGCTTTCGATAAAGACAGGTGGTTGCCCAGAGGATTGTTCGTATTGTCCGCAGGCGGCCCGCTACCACACGGATATTGAGAAGAATGATCTGATGAGCGTGGAGCAGGTTCGGAAGGCGGCTCAGGATGCGAAGGACGGTGGTTCATCGCGGTTGTGCATGGGCGCTGCGTGGCGGAATGTGAAGGACAACGATGAGTTTGATCAGGTGTTGGACATGGTGAAGACGGTGTACGACATGGATATGGAAGTGTGCTGCACGCTGGGAATGGTGACCGAAAACCAGGCGAAACGCTTGGCGGCCGCTGGTCTGTATGCATACAATCACAACGTTGATAGTTCGGAAGAGTATTACAAGGAAGTGATTTCCACACGTGGATACGAAGACAGATTGGAGACCTTGAGCAACGTGCGTAAGGCTAAACTGACGGTTTGTTCGGGCGGAATTATCGGAATGGGCGAAAGCCCTGAAGACCGCTGCGGCATGCTACTGACGCTTTCGTGCCTGAATCCGCATCCTGAAAGTGTGCCGATCAATGGACTTGTTCCGGTGGAAGGAACACCTTTGGGCGAGCAGGAAATCGTTCCTATTTGGGATATGGTTCGGATGATTGCTGTGACGCGGATAGTGTTGCCAGACACTACGGTTCGTTTGTCTGCGGGAAGAACACAAATGACAGATGAAGGTCAGGCGCTGTGCTTCTTGGCCGGTGCAGGTTCCATTTTTGCGGGAGATAAACTACTTACTACGCCAAACCCTGAGTTTAATCGGGATATGGCTTTGTTCAATGCCTTGGGATTGACGCCAAAAGCTCCTTATAAGAAAGGTGACAAGCCGCAGGTGGACGAGGAAGCGTACAAGACGCGCCCTGAGAACGCTGAGAAGATCAAGTGGTCTCGACCTGGGCATACGATTGAAAAGAACGTAGCGGCTGCGAATAAGGCGAAAACCCCAAGCGCATAAACTGTGGAGCAGTTGGACGGACTAGTTGCGGCCAAACTCGCACAACGCAAAGAGCAGGGCACGTTCCGTAGCCTCAAAACGGTTGAAGGTCAGGTTGATTTCACTTCGAACGATTATCTTGGATTTGCGCGCAGCCAAGAGCTGAAAAGACGCATTTCTGAAGCAGAAAAGCAGTTTTCTGAAACAGGGGTTGGTTCAACGGGTTCGCGCTTGCTGACGGGTAATTCGAAGCTGGCTGAGGAAGTGGAAAGGCAGATTGCTGATTTCCATCATGCGGAAACCGCGCTCATTTTCAATTCGGGTTATGATGCCAATGTCGGGCTGTATTCTTCGCTCGGCAGAATTGCCAAGTATATCGTTTATGATGAGTTGATACATGCTTCGGTGCATGACGGTATGCGTTTGTCGCG
This DNA window, taken from Flavobacteriales bacterium, encodes the following:
- the rplS gene encoding 50S ribosomal protein L19, with translation MDAILNHVRDTYSKKLDAPAFKAGDTITVEYLIREGEKTRPQRFQGVIIQKSGSGATATFTIRKISGGVGVERIFSMSNPNLTSITVNKHGVVRRAKIFYLRDLTGKKARIKEKRMK
- the trmD gene encoding tRNA (guanosine(37)-N1)-methyltransferase TrmD, yielding MRFDIITIHPELLSGPFSHSILKRAQDKSLVEIEFHDLREYTLDKHKKVDDYQFGGGAGMVMTIEPIDRCISALKQQRDYDEVIYMTPDGEQFDQPMANRLSSKGNMIILCGHYKGIDERVREHFITKEISIGDYVLTGGELAAAVVCDAIIRLIPGVISDETSALFDSHQDGMLAPPVYTRPAEYKGWKVPDVLISGNDKLVDDWRHEQALKRTQERRPGYLDES
- the bioB gene encoding biotin synthase BioB, which produces MSDIRHNWTKDEILEIYNRPLIDLIYEAAKVHREHNDPKEVQVSTLLSIKTGGCPEDCSYCPQAARYHTDIEKNDLMSVEQVRKAAQDAKDGGSSRLCMGAAWRNVKDNDEFDQVLDMVKTVYDMDMEVCCTLGMVTENQAKRLAAAGLYAYNHNVDSSEEYYKEVISTRGYEDRLETLSNVRKAKLTVCSGGIIGMGESPEDRCGMLLTLSCLNPHPESVPINGLVPVEGTPLGEQEIVPIWDMVRMIAVTRIVLPDTTVRLSAGRTQMTDEGQALCFLAGAGSIFAGDKLLTTPNPEFNRDMALFNALGLTPKAPYKKGDKPQVDEEAYKTRPENAEKIKWSRPGHTIEKNVAAANKAKTPSA